In Aureibaculum algae, the following are encoded in one genomic region:
- the hisIE gene encoding bifunctional phosphoribosyl-AMP cyclohydrolase/phosphoribosyl-ATP diphosphatase HisIE yields MKIDFNKNSDGLVPAIIQDALTKNVLMLGYMNAEAYQQTIDSKKVTFFSRTKNRLWTKGEESGNFLNLVDIKLDCDNDTLLVSVAPVGPTCHKGTDTCWGEDNKTTFGFLSELESVITDRKENSDGKKSYVASLFEDGMNKIAQKVGEEAVEVVIEAKDDNDDLFLNESADLLFHYLILLQAKGYKLNDVVEVLKTRH; encoded by the coding sequence ATGAAGATCGATTTTAATAAAAATAGTGACGGATTAGTACCCGCAATAATTCAAGATGCATTGACTAAAAATGTATTGATGTTGGGCTATATGAATGCCGAAGCTTATCAACAAACTATTGATAGTAAAAAAGTAACTTTTTTTAGTAGGACTAAAAATAGATTATGGACTAAAGGTGAAGAAAGTGGAAATTTTCTAAATTTAGTGGATATAAAGTTAGACTGCGATAATGATACCTTATTGGTAAGTGTGGCACCAGTTGGGCCTACCTGTCATAAAGGAACGGATACCTGTTGGGGAGAAGATAACAAAACAACTTTCGGATTTTTATCAGAATTAGAATCGGTTATAACTGACAGAAAAGAAAATTCAGATGGAAAGAAAAGCTATGTGGCTTCCCTATTTGAAGATGGTATGAATAAAATAGCTCAAAAAGTTGGTGAGGAGGCTGTAGAAGTTGTTATAGAAGCAAAAGATGACAATGACGATTTGTTTTTAAATGAGTCAGCTGATTTACTTTTTCATTATCTTATACTATTACAAGCGAAAGGATATAAACTAAATGATGTTGTTGAAGTGCTAAAGACACGGCATTAA
- a CDS encoding magnesium chelatase: MKIENIKTLGALKKAGYQSKSIKDELRDNLIEKIKLEENVFEGVWGYENSVIPELETAILSRHNINLLGLRGQAKTRLARLMVNLLDEYIPVVEGSEINDDPLRPLSRYANDLINEKQDDTPIVWLHRDDRFYEKLATPDVTVADLIGDVDPIKAANLKLSYADDRVIHFGMIPRANRSIFVINELPDLQARIQVSLFNILQEGDIQIRGFKLRLPLDLQFIFTANPEDYTNRGSIVTPLKDRIGSQILTHYPESIEIAQKITNQEANADKPQLEKIHVPDIAKKLLEQISFEARESEYIDAKSGVSARMSITIFENLLSTAERRSIRTSDSATSVRLLDFLGVIPAITGKVELVYEGEQEGASFVAKTLIADAIKTLFPDYFPEIQKLQHKEEVTPYDKIIQWFFDESNFELLDDMTDEMYKNELDKIKALDVLIDKYQPEVAKNDRYFFKEFVLWALVEHKKLNKSRFTKGYRFNDLYGSYINDL; this comes from the coding sequence ATGAAAATTGAAAATATAAAAACATTAGGTGCTTTAAAAAAAGCAGGGTATCAATCAAAGTCTATTAAAGATGAATTGAGAGATAATTTAATCGAAAAAATAAAATTAGAAGAAAATGTATTTGAAGGAGTTTGGGGGTATGAAAATTCAGTAATACCTGAATTAGAAACGGCTATTCTTTCACGTCATAATATCAATTTACTAGGTTTACGTGGACAGGCAAAAACGCGTTTAGCTCGTTTAATGGTTAATTTATTAGATGAATATATTCCCGTTGTAGAAGGTTCTGAAATTAATGATGATCCCTTAAGACCATTATCACGTTACGCTAATGATTTAATTAATGAAAAGCAAGATGATACACCTATTGTATGGCTTCATAGAGATGACCGTTTTTATGAAAAGTTGGCGACACCAGATGTTACGGTAGCAGATTTAATAGGAGATGTTGACCCCATAAAAGCGGCGAACCTAAAATTGAGCTATGCTGATGATCGGGTTATCCATTTCGGAATGATACCGAGAGCCAATCGATCTATTTTTGTAATTAATGAGTTGCCCGATTTACAAGCTCGGATTCAAGTTTCATTATTTAATATTTTACAAGAAGGTGATATCCAAATTAGAGGTTTTAAATTGCGTTTACCTTTAGATTTACAATTCATTTTTACTGCAAATCCTGAAGATTATACCAATAGGGGAAGTATTGTAACGCCGTTAAAAGATAGAATAGGATCTCAAATATTGACTCATTACCCAGAGTCTATCGAAATTGCTCAAAAGATTACCAATCAAGAAGCAAATGCAGACAAGCCACAGTTAGAGAAAATTCATGTGCCAGACATCGCAAAGAAATTGCTAGAACAAATTAGTTTTGAAGCGAGAGAAAGTGAGTATATAGATGCTAAAAGTGGTGTAAGTGCACGTATGAGTATTACTATTTTTGAGAATTTATTAAGTACGGCAGAACGTAGGAGTATACGAACTTCTGATAGTGCTACCTCGGTTCGATTGTTAGATTTTTTAGGCGTTATTCCTGCAATTACTGGTAAAGTAGAGTTGGTATATGAAGGCGAACAAGAAGGAGCTTCATTTGTAGCTAAAACCTTGATTGCTGATGCAATTAAAACATTATTTCCAGATTATTTTCCTGAAATTCAAAAATTGCAACATAAAGAGGAGGTTACGCCCTATGATAAAATTATACAATGGTTTTTCGATGAAAGTAATTTTGAGTTGTTGGATGACATGACCGATGAAATGTATAAAAATGAACTTGATAAAATTAAAGCTTTAGACGTATTGATAGATAAATATCAACCAGAGGTTGCTAAAAACGATCGTTATTTCTTTAAAGAATTTGTTTTATGGGCACTTGTAGAGCATAAAAAATTAAACAAAAGTAGATTTACTAAAGGGTACCGATTTAATGACCTGTACGGAAGTTATATAAATGATTTATAG
- a CDS encoding stage II sporulation protein M: protein MREAAFVKKHKERWQLFENVLSNQQQISPDKLSDLYIEITDDLSYAKTFYPKSNTVKYLNTVASTAHRKIYKTKKEGKNRLVSFFKTEFPLAFYAHRKQLLIAFLVFAFFTIVGAFSAAKDGDFVRLILGDSYVNMTLENIAKGDPMAVYKQEGETAMAVSITINNIKVAMYAFLLGMLFSVGTLYIMMRNGIMLGSFLYFFYDNDLLWESTRTIWIHGTIEISVIVIASCAGMVLGNGLLFPGTYTRLDSFKRSFKAGLKIMVSTIPFFIVAGFLEGFVTRHTEMPDWLALLIIAASLFSILYYYVYYPIKLTKQNLEYGES from the coding sequence ATGCGAGAAGCGGCTTTTGTAAAAAAACATAAGGAAAGATGGCAGTTATTTGAAAATGTGCTATCCAACCAACAACAAATTTCGCCCGATAAATTATCTGATTTATACATAGAAATTACAGATGATTTGAGTTATGCCAAAACCTTCTATCCTAAAAGTAATACTGTAAAATACTTAAATACAGTAGCGTCTACTGCTCATAGAAAGATTTACAAAACAAAAAAAGAAGGAAAGAATAGACTTGTTAGTTTCTTTAAAACGGAATTTCCTTTAGCGTTTTATGCCCATCGTAAACAATTATTAATTGCGTTTTTAGTATTTGCATTTTTTACCATAGTAGGTGCTTTTTCTGCTGCTAAAGATGGTGACTTTGTGAGGCTTATACTTGGTGATTCTTATGTGAATATGACTCTAGAAAATATTGCCAAAGGTGATCCAATGGCTGTTTATAAGCAGGAAGGCGAAACGGCAATGGCGGTTTCAATAACTATTAATAATATAAAAGTAGCCATGTATGCTTTTCTATTGGGGATGTTATTCTCTGTAGGTACGCTGTATATAATGATGCGAAATGGTATCATGTTAGGTTCCTTTTTGTATTTTTTTTACGACAATGATTTACTATGGGAATCAACCCGTACCATTTGGATCCACGGTACCATAGAAATTTCGGTGATAGTGATAGCCTCATGTGCGGGAATGGTATTAGGTAATGGTCTCCTTTTTCCGGGAACGTATACCCGATTAGATTCTTTTAAACGCAGTTTCAAGGCGGGGTTAAAAATTATGGTTAGTACCATTCCGTTTTTTATTGTCGCAGGTTTTTTAGAAGGGTTTGTGACAAGACATACAGAAATGCCAGATTGGTTGGCTTTATTAATTATAGCGGCCTCCTTATTTAGTATATTATATTATTACGTTTATTATCCAATCAAATTAACCAAACAAAATCTAGAATATGGAGAATCATAG
- the hisF gene encoding imidazole glycerol phosphate synthase subunit HisF, with the protein MLTKRIIPCLDIKNGRTVKGVNFVDLRDAGDPVELAAIYAENGADELVFLDISATEERRKTLADLVLHVSEKVNIPFTVGGGISSVEDVDVLLKCGADKVSINSSAVKNPDLINQLSAKFGSQCIVVAIDAKQIDGKWTVHLVGGKVPTELDLFEWAKEVEQRGAGEILFTSMDHDGTKNGFANKALAKLSTELNIPIIASGGAGTNQHFIDTFVDGKSDAALAASVFHFKEIEINELKKELQSHNIPVRL; encoded by the coding sequence ATGTTAACAAAAAGAATCATACCCTGTTTAGATATCAAGAACGGACGCACTGTGAAGGGTGTAAATTTTGTCGATTTAAGAGATGCTGGTGATCCAGTAGAATTGGCGGCTATTTATGCTGAAAACGGTGCCGATGAATTGGTATTCTTAGATATTTCAGCTACCGAAGAACGTAGAAAAACCTTGGCCGACTTAGTATTACATGTTTCTGAAAAAGTAAACATACCTTTTACCGTTGGTGGTGGAATTTCTTCAGTTGAAGATGTTGATGTATTGTTAAAATGTGGAGCTGATAAAGTATCTATTAACTCATCGGCCGTTAAAAATCCTGATTTAATTAATCAATTATCCGCTAAATTTGGCAGTCAGTGTATTGTAGTTGCCATAGATGCAAAACAAATTGATGGAAAATGGACAGTGCATTTGGTAGGAGGAAAGGTACCTACAGAATTAGATTTGTTTGAATGGGCAAAAGAGGTAGAGCAAAGAGGAGCCGGTGAAATATTATTTACCTCGATGGATCATGATGGTACTAAAAACGGATTTGCAAATAAGGCATTGGCCAAATTATCAACGGAATTAAATATTCCGATAATTGCTTCGGGTGGAGCAGGTACTAATCAACATTTTATTGATACTTTTGTAGATGGAAAATCTGATGCAGCATTAGCAGCAAGTGTTTTTCATTTTAAAGAAATTGAAATTAACGAATTAAAAAAGGAATTGCAATCGCATAATATTCCTGTAAGGTTATAA
- the hisA gene encoding 1-(5-phosphoribosyl)-5-[(5-phosphoribosylamino)methylideneamino]imidazole-4-carboxamide isomerase has translation MRIIPAIDIIDGKCVRLSKGDYATKKIYNESPLEVAKQFEAHGIKHLHLVDLDGAKASHIVNYKVLEKIASQTSLHIDFGGGLKSDDDLKIAFDSGANQITGGSIAVKNPETFKGWIRKYGADKIILGADALGEKIAISGWLEESDKELIPFVHGYQEEGIKYVICTDISKDGMLEGPSFELYKRLLSEVPKINLIASGGISTFDELPKLAELGCEGTIIGKAIYENRISLKQLEDFILK, from the coding sequence ATGAGAATTATTCCCGCCATAGACATCATAGATGGTAAATGTGTACGATTATCGAAAGGTGATTATGCTACAAAAAAAATATATAATGAGAGTCCACTCGAAGTGGCTAAGCAATTTGAAGCACATGGCATCAAACATTTACATCTGGTAGATCTAGATGGGGCAAAAGCAAGTCATATTGTCAATTATAAGGTCTTAGAGAAAATTGCTTCTCAAACAAGTTTACATATTGACTTTGGTGGTGGATTAAAATCGGATGACGATCTTAAAATTGCTTTTGATAGTGGTGCAAATCAAATCACTGGTGGAAGTATTGCTGTAAAAAATCCGGAGACTTTTAAAGGTTGGATTCGTAAATATGGTGCAGATAAAATTATTTTGGGTGCAGATGCCTTAGGTGAAAAAATTGCGATAAGCGGATGGTTAGAAGAATCTGATAAAGAATTGATCCCTTTTGTGCATGGCTATCAAGAAGAAGGAATAAAATATGTTATTTGTACAGATATTAGTAAAGATGGGATGTTAGAAGGTCCGTCATTTGAATTGTATAAACGGCTGTTGTCAGAAGTACCAAAGATTAATTTAATAGCTTCTGGAGGTATTTCAACTTTTGATGAACTTCCGAAGCTAGCCGAGTTAGGATGTGAAGGTACTATTATAGGAAAAGCCATCTATGAAAATAGAATTAGTTTGAAACAATTGGAAGACTTTATATTAAAATAG
- a CDS encoding DUF4350 domain-containing protein, with amino-acid sequence MAFIYLESVKPKPLNWFPTYAAKHKLPYGTYVLRNELETIFPDTEIQDITTPPYVFLQDTTKMGTYFFVNDGVNFGEDEFNKLLQFVERGNDVFISTHGTNIDTLHLKTEGISSVEYEQDVFFKLYNKNLSKKEFSFDRGFYNTTFSEIDTLKATVLGITGYLNSDGERVSEGINFLKEPYGKGNFYFHTFPEAFTNYYILKSPNQQYTASVLSYLDASKPILWDAYYKTGKSQITSPMQYILGSKSLKWAYYITLIGVLIFIIFEGKRKQRYIPIITPLKNQTLAFTRTIANMYYEKSEHKNIAEHKITYLLEYIRTKLHVPTVTINDSFYTYVASRSGHKLDDVKKLFKLIDVIHQKNTITKEELIGLNSLIEKFKNPV; translated from the coding sequence ATGGCTTTTATTTATTTGGAAAGCGTTAAGCCTAAGCCATTAAATTGGTTTCCTACCTATGCTGCAAAGCACAAATTACCTTATGGTACTTATGTGTTGCGTAACGAATTAGAAACTATTTTCCCTGATACAGAAATTCAAGACATTACCACTCCTCCTTATGTTTTTTTGCAAGACACAACCAAAATGGGAACCTATTTTTTTGTTAATGATGGAGTAAATTTTGGTGAAGATGAGTTTAACAAGTTGTTGCAATTTGTAGAGCGAGGTAACGATGTCTTTATATCAACGCACGGTACTAATATTGATACCTTACATCTAAAAACCGAGGGGATTTCTTCAGTTGAATATGAGCAAGATGTGTTTTTTAAGCTTTATAATAAGAATTTAAGTAAGAAAGAATTTAGTTTTGATAGAGGTTTTTATAACACTACTTTTTCTGAAATAGATACCTTAAAAGCAACAGTGTTGGGCATAACAGGCTATCTCAATTCGGATGGGGAAAGGGTTTCTGAAGGCATTAATTTCCTTAAAGAACCTTATGGAAAGGGGAATTTTTATTTTCATACTTTTCCTGAGGCATTTACCAATTATTATATTTTAAAATCGCCTAACCAGCAATATACCGCTTCAGTGTTGTCTTATTTAGATGCTTCAAAACCCATTCTTTGGGATGCTTATTATAAAACGGGAAAGAGCCAAATAACATCGCCAATGCAATATATATTAGGCTCAAAAAGTTTGAAATGGGCCTATTATATCACCTTAATTGGGGTACTAATTTTTATTATTTTCGAAGGGAAACGCAAGCAACGTTATATTCCGATTATTACACCATTAAAAAATCAAACTTTGGCATTTACGCGTACCATAGCAAATATGTATTACGAAAAGTCAGAACATAAAAATATTGCAGAACATAAGATTACCTATTTGTTAGAGTATATTCGCACTAAATTACATGTGCCAACGGTAACTATTAATGATAGTTTTTATACTTATGTAGCTTCAAGAAGTGGACATAAATTGGACGATGTAAAAAAGCTTTTTAAACTGATAGACGTAATCCATCAAAAAAATACAATTACAAAGGAAGAATTGATTGGTCTTAATTCTTTAATAGAAAAATTTAAAAATCCTGTATAG
- a CDS encoding DUF2461 domain-containing protein: MATMIPQEAFTFFKKLEKNNNRDWFNERKPEFKQIEAEVKQFYNELLKKIQEHDEVDKLKMFRIYRDVRFSKNKAPYKTHFGGSYNRIKPKLRGGYYLQIAPGDSFIATGFWNPEKEDLLRIRKEFELDATEINDILNDKSFKNIWGAMVGDAVKTAPKGFNKEHENIELIRRKQFMFIKKYTDKEVLSADFMDEVNTAFKSIRPYFNLMSDILTTDLNGVSLID, from the coding sequence ATGGCGACCATGATACCTCAAGAGGCATTTACTTTTTTTAAAAAACTAGAAAAGAACAATAATAGAGATTGGTTTAACGAACGTAAACCAGAGTTTAAGCAAATTGAGGCGGAGGTAAAGCAATTCTATAATGAATTGTTGAAAAAAATACAGGAACATGATGAGGTTGATAAATTAAAAATGTTCCGAATTTATAGAGATGTACGTTTCTCAAAGAATAAAGCTCCCTATAAAACCCATTTTGGAGGTTCTTATAACCGAATAAAACCAAAATTACGAGGTGGATATTACTTACAAATTGCTCCAGGAGATTCTTTTATAGCGACTGGTTTTTGGAACCCTGAAAAAGAAGATTTATTGCGAATTCGTAAAGAGTTTGAATTGGATGCTACCGAAATTAATGACATTCTTAATGACAAAAGTTTTAAAAACATTTGGGGAGCTATGGTAGGTGATGCTGTTAAGACCGCTCCAAAAGGTTTTAATAAGGAACATGAGAATATAGAATTAATTCGTAGAAAGCAATTTATGTTCATTAAAAAATATACAGATAAAGAGGTGCTTTCAGCTGATTTTATGGATGAAGTAAATACTGCATTTAAATCCATTCGTCCATATTTTAATTTGATGAGTGATATTTTAACTACTGATTTAAACGGGGTTTCCTTAATTGATTAA
- a CDS encoding DUF4129 domain-containing protein — MKKILFYIFVLVTLNSNAQQDSLKVQVDKQAIELKKFDTNNLDDYNADKNFNYKVEIREPSMLERALDWLYRVFLNILRAIFGNEVATGIMGFLVRIIPYAIAAVVLFLLIKFFLKVNTSSLISGTTNTSTVRLTDDEELIKSEDLPELIKNAIAQKNYRLAVRYYYLMVLQKLSNSEIIDWQQQKTNEDYIKEITSETLKHKFASGTYLYDFVWYGNFELNETEFVKAENQLNELTKLIK, encoded by the coding sequence TTGAAAAAAATCTTATTTTACATATTCGTTTTAGTTACTTTAAACAGTAATGCTCAACAAGATTCGCTAAAGGTTCAGGTAGATAAGCAAGCCATTGAATTAAAAAAGTTTGATACGAACAACCTTGACGACTATAATGCAGATAAAAATTTCAATTATAAAGTTGAAATAAGAGAGCCTTCTATGTTAGAGCGGGCACTCGATTGGTTGTATCGAGTGTTTTTGAATATATTAAGAGCTATATTTGGTAATGAGGTTGCCACAGGTATTATGGGATTTTTGGTTAGAATTATACCTTATGCTATTGCAGCGGTTGTATTGTTTTTATTGATAAAATTCTTTTTAAAAGTGAATACAAGTAGCCTTATTTCAGGCACTACAAATACATCAACAGTTCGATTAACTGATGATGAAGAATTGATAAAGAGTGAAGACTTACCCGAATTAATAAAAAATGCAATTGCTCAAAAAAATTACAGACTCGCAGTAAGATACTATTACCTTATGGTTTTACAAAAGCTGTCTAACTCAGAGATAATTGATTGGCAACAACAAAAAACAAATGAAGATTATATTAAAGAAATAACATCCGAAACTTTAAAACATAAGTTTGCGTCAGGTACCTATTTGTATGATTTTGTTTGGTATGGAAATTTTGAATTGAATGAAACAGAGTTTGTAAAAGCAGAAAATCAATTAAACGAACTTACAAAATTGATAAAGTAA
- a CDS encoding AAA family ATPase produces the protein MENTEQTPEEGLHFNSRIDLSKLKIAVEQIKEQLHQVIVGQGEFMELLLVALLADGHVLIEGVPGVAKTVTAKLLAKTIATDFNRIQFTPDLMPSDVLGTSVLNMKTSDFEFKKGPIFSNLVLIDEINRAPAKTQAALFEVMEERQITIDGTKYLMPPPFMVLATQNPIEQEGTYALPEAQLDRFLFKINVGYPNLEEEVMIIQSHNNRKGASPQSQVKSVLSEKDLAEYRSKIYEILVEEKIIKYIAEIIIKTRNHPHLYLGGSPRASIAVLMASKGFAAINGRDFVIPEDVKKAMTPVLRHRIILTPEREMEGMTTDKVIEMIVQSVEVPR, from the coding sequence ATGGAAAACACGGAACAAACCCCAGAAGAAGGCTTACATTTTAATAGCAGAATAGATTTAAGTAAGTTAAAAATTGCGGTAGAGCAAATAAAAGAACAATTGCATCAAGTAATTGTGGGGCAAGGAGAATTTATGGAATTGCTGTTGGTAGCACTCTTGGCAGATGGACATGTACTGATAGAAGGGGTCCCTGGAGTCGCAAAAACAGTTACGGCTAAGTTATTAGCAAAAACTATTGCTACAGATTTTAATAGAATTCAGTTTACACCCGATTTAATGCCATCAGACGTATTGGGTACGTCAGTATTAAATATGAAAACATCGGATTTTGAGTTTAAAAAAGGACCCATATTTTCTAATCTCGTACTGATAGATGAAATTAATCGTGCCCCTGCGAAGACACAAGCGGCGTTGTTTGAGGTAATGGAAGAACGCCAAATAACAATAGATGGTACTAAGTATTTGATGCCACCACCTTTTATGGTATTGGCCACGCAGAATCCAATAGAGCAAGAAGGTACCTATGCATTACCAGAAGCTCAATTAGACCGTTTTTTATTTAAAATTAATGTAGGTTATCCTAATTTAGAGGAAGAGGTGATGATCATTCAATCACACAATAATCGTAAAGGAGCATCGCCACAATCACAAGTAAAATCAGTACTGTCTGAAAAAGATTTAGCGGAGTATAGAAGTAAGATTTATGAAATTTTAGTAGAAGAAAAGATTATTAAATACATCGCAGAAATCATAATTAAAACAAGAAATCATCCACATTTATACTTAGGAGGTTCGCCAAGAGCAAGTATTGCCGTGTTAATGGCATCTAAAGGTTTTGCAGCCATTAATGGTCGTGATTTTGTAATACCTGAAGATGTGAAAAAAGCCATGACTCCTGTGTTAAGGCATAGAATTATTCTAACTCCAGAACGAGAAATGGAAGGAATGACGACGGATAAAGTAATAGAAATGATAGTTCAATCTGTAGAAGTACCGAGATAG
- a CDS encoding leucine-rich repeat domain-containing protein, with amino-acid sequence MKKIIILTVLLLFQAFITNAQKVETVVEVSGISESVKKEKVVLPSELEDLTIETLKLSYRHLNSLPDGIWELKKLKKLDVSLNNLTEISESIKNLQQLEFLDLRHNTLKTLPKSIGDLSALKELNLNLNRGIVLPEAFGNLSNLEKLDLGRIFHNKLPASFVKLQHLKSLDLSENKLTSIPATIKSLHSLEELFLGYNNLKTVPYWLGEMKSIKKVNLWNNLIEELPASLCNSKTLEKLHIPNNKIKKIANSIGKLSTLKELNLSGNELITVPLSMGNLIALEKLDLGHNKLTSLPDTICKIPNLVDLNLRRNKLTALPEAIDQLKLEGIDLDNNLIKSLPESIGNVKWKEIDLKNNLLEHLPNSIGNITVLTAISLSNNKLVELPESFGKLSNLKYLDLESNQLTKMPESIGNLKKLIRLNLKNNNFSGEEQLRIKEALPNCKINF; translated from the coding sequence TTGAAAAAAATAATAATACTTACAGTGTTGCTTTTATTTCAAGCATTCATAACTAATGCTCAGAAAGTAGAAACTGTTGTTGAAGTTTCGGGAATTAGTGAATCTGTTAAAAAAGAAAAAGTAGTATTGCCTTCCGAATTAGAAGATCTTACCATTGAAACATTAAAATTATCATACAGGCATCTTAACAGTTTGCCAGATGGAATTTGGGAACTGAAAAAATTAAAAAAACTAGATGTATCACTTAATAACTTAACTGAAATTTCGGAATCAATTAAAAATTTACAACAATTAGAATTTTTAGATTTACGACATAACACTCTAAAAACATTACCTAAAAGCATTGGTGATTTAAGTGCTCTAAAAGAATTAAATTTAAATTTAAATAGAGGAATAGTATTACCAGAAGCTTTTGGTAATCTATCAAATTTAGAGAAATTAGATTTGGGAAGAATATTTCATAACAAGTTGCCAGCGTCTTTTGTAAAATTACAACATCTTAAGTCTTTAGATTTATCTGAAAATAAACTCACAAGTATACCTGCAACTATAAAGTCCTTACATAGTTTAGAAGAATTATTCTTAGGCTATAATAATCTAAAGACGGTGCCTTATTGGTTGGGAGAAATGAAATCTATAAAAAAGGTGAATTTATGGAACAATCTAATTGAAGAATTACCAGCATCTTTATGTAATTCTAAAACGCTAGAAAAACTGCATATTCCGAATAATAAAATTAAAAAAATAGCTAATAGTATTGGAAAATTAAGCACACTAAAAGAATTAAACCTGAGTGGTAATGAATTAATTACAGTTCCTTTAAGTATGGGTAACCTTATTGCATTAGAAAAGTTAGATTTAGGTCATAATAAGTTAACAAGCCTTCCTGATACAATTTGTAAAATTCCTAATCTAGTAGATTTAAACCTTCGTCGTAATAAATTAACAGCATTACCGGAGGCTATCGATCAATTAAAATTAGAAGGAATTGACCTCGATAATAATTTAATTAAATCATTACCTGAGTCCATCGGAAATGTAAAATGGAAAGAGATAGACCTAAAGAATAATTTACTAGAGCATTTACCAAACTCTATTGGAAATATAACCGTTTTAACAGCCATAAGTTTATCAAATAATAAGCTTGTTGAACTGCCAGAAAGTTTTGGAAAACTAAGCAATTTAAAATATCTAGATTTAGAATCTAATCAACTTACTAAAATGCCTGAGTCTATAGGTAATTTAAAAAAATTAATACGTCTAAATTTAAAGAATAATAATTTTTCAGGAGAAGAACAATTAAGAATTAAAGAAGCTTTGCCTAATTGTAAAATAAATTTTTAG
- a CDS encoding vWA domain-containing protein, with amino-acid sequence MNNIFKKGLRFENYEAPHISPFDKLFEIFKELITHTSGDVEEALDWLAQLDKEYDLTTAEYTLDDFIEDLKKKGYLRDEIDPEKGGGMTITAKTERAIRQKALDQIFGNLKRSRSGNHKAKIIGQGDEHTGEFRNYRYGDGLDNISMTESIKNAQIHNGIGEFILNENDLVVEETNFKAQMSTVLMIDISHSMILYGEDRITPAKKVAMALAELITTRYPKDTLDILVFGNDAWPIAIKDLPYLKVGPYHTNTVAGLQLAMDMLRRKRNTNKQIFMITDGKPSCLRMPDGQYYKNSNGLDQFIVEKCYNMASQARKLHIPITTFMIAQDQYLMQFVREFTQANQGKAFYTGLQGLGEMIFEDYEQNRKKRLKG; translated from the coding sequence ATGAATAACATCTTTAAAAAAGGGTTACGTTTCGAAAACTACGAAGCTCCTCATATTTCTCCTTTTGATAAACTCTTTGAAATTTTTAAAGAGTTGATAACGCATACTTCTGGTGATGTTGAAGAAGCCCTAGACTGGCTAGCACAACTTGATAAGGAGTATGATTTGACTACGGCTGAGTATACCCTTGATGATTTTATTGAAGATCTTAAGAAGAAGGGATACCTACGTGATGAAATTGATCCTGAGAAGGGTGGTGGTATGACAATTACTGCGAAAACAGAACGTGCCATTCGGCAAAAAGCATTAGATCAAATTTTTGGTAATTTAAAGAGAAGTCGCTCTGGTAATCACAAGGCAAAAATCATAGGGCAAGGAGACGAACATACGGGTGAGTTCCGTAATTATCGCTATGGAGATGGTCTTGACAATATCTCAATGACGGAAAGTATTAAAAATGCACAAATACATAATGGGATTGGTGAGTTTATACTCAATGAAAATGATTTAGTGGTAGAAGAAACCAATTTTAAGGCTCAGATGAGTACGGTTTTAATGATAGATATAAGTCATAGTATGATTTTATATGGTGAAGATCGTATTACTCCAGCCAAAAAAGTAGCCATGGCATTAGCAGAATTAATTACGACTAGATATCCAAAAGATACCTTAGATATTTTAGTATTTGGTAATGACGCTTGGCCAATAGCTATTAAAGATTTACCCTATTTAAAAGTAGGACCCTATCATACAAATACCGTTGCTGGTCTACAATTGGCAATGGATATGCTCCGGAGAAAGCGGAATACGAATAAACAAATTTTTATGATAACGGATGGTAAGCCAAGTTGTTTGCGAATGCCTGATGGTCAGTATTATAAAAATAGCAATGGTTTAGATCAATTCATCGTAGAGAAATGTTATAATATGGCGAGTCAAGCTCGTAAGTTACACATACCTATTACTACATTTATGATTGCTCAAGATCAATATTTAATGCAGTTTGTACGAGAATTTACTCAGGCAAATCAGGGAAAAGCATTTTATACTGGCCTGCAAGGCTTGGGAGAAATGATTTTTGAGGATTATGAACAAAATAGAAAGAAACGATTAAAAGGATAA